In a genomic window of Campylobacter showae CSUNSWCD:
- a CDS encoding tetratricopeptide repeat protein has translation MRKYFLIFLPILAFSFSLSVNSGAEDGRPYTVINISDEKEFVCKEEILAYDRKLYFCDVASGALPKVDDKILALAEVRFREEKDGMRIYVVPRASSRLISSNEPLYGAPTVLFSKNGGAAKRHAIVIDQNLSEFKKQTNAGINFAPIFEQMTAPSVGPLDLNKAPIESSDSNDINMYLDVKKSYDAKRYDDTIATIQTALRRYPNSIFASEFLLYRLRALDKILDSQNSFEGLGAADVASEGRAWMRRFVSDENYPEVLYLVTKAYLRQELVSDANYTLDILMNEHPNSNFTKLAVLEFADRLYVTGRQDEAVKMYEDVLYSAQTLDVASRAALSLVQGSIDKAKFDRAKDFMLKILNRNQEYLLNDASKLTTLAGVFHEKNMDDIAARIYEILLARLNKNDDEYETVLKNLGIALTGTPDTQKAYEYLKRYQSEFADGQYAAIVQNALDKLFFARNDENNATKLHEHYDALIEKYGKTDVGAKALKEQVALYLKERKFDSVLRYTQAVRDLNDTDASAVLDQAALNLANEAIRQNDCVTAVNLTENYGVGEKIGAKFKLFDCYMRLSRFAAAHELASQNILAPDMLDRVEWLIKLASVLIKTQKYNDALRVADEALAIASRQEYADVSPVLFYRFEALMGLGRLTDAVATITAVETLRKNDFKVIELYDRMAEATYGANDFLNASVYAKKAIDLQKRLHIATFSPKIDFEYIGSLSKLDRLDEALQAAQDLVDTRLDPENRLRALAQISEIYIKLKRENEAKPYLQECVSSNLQSSWKAICAEQMKLVE, from the coding sequence ATGAGAAAATATTTTTTGATTTTTTTACCGATTTTGGCGTTTTCTTTTAGCCTGAGCGTAAATTCGGGCGCAGAGGACGGCAGGCCCTACACAGTGATAAACATCAGCGACGAGAAGGAATTCGTCTGCAAAGAGGAGATCCTCGCCTACGACCGCAAGCTGTATTTTTGCGATGTAGCTAGCGGTGCGCTGCCGAAAGTCGACGATAAAATTTTAGCCCTAGCTGAAGTTAGATTTCGCGAGGAAAAGGACGGTATGCGTATCTACGTCGTGCCGCGTGCGAGCTCCCGCCTGATCTCGTCTAACGAGCCTCTTTATGGCGCGCCCACAGTGCTGTTTAGTAAAAACGGCGGCGCAGCCAAACGCCACGCCATCGTGATAGATCAAAATTTAAGCGAATTTAAAAAGCAAACAAACGCGGGGATAAATTTCGCCCCGATATTTGAGCAGATGACCGCTCCTAGCGTCGGACCGCTCGATCTAAACAAAGCCCCGATAGAAAGCAGCGATAGCAACGACATAAATATGTACCTGGATGTGAAAAAAAGCTATGATGCCAAACGCTACGACGACACGATAGCCACGATCCAGACGGCGCTAAGGCGCTACCCAAACAGCATTTTTGCCAGCGAGTTTTTGCTATACAGACTGCGCGCTTTGGATAAAATTTTAGACTCGCAAAATAGCTTTGAAGGCCTTGGCGCGGCGGATGTCGCAAGCGAGGGTCGCGCGTGGATGAGGCGGTTCGTGTCGGACGAAAACTATCCCGAGGTGCTCTATCTAGTGACCAAAGCCTACCTCAGACAGGAGCTCGTTAGCGACGCGAACTACACGCTAGATATCCTCATGAACGAGCATCCAAACTCAAATTTTACCAAGCTAGCCGTCCTTGAGTTTGCCGACAGGCTCTACGTCACGGGCAGGCAGGACGAGGCGGTAAAGATGTACGAGGATGTGCTATACTCGGCGCAGACGCTAGATGTCGCTAGCCGTGCGGCTCTGAGCCTCGTGCAAGGCAGCATCGACAAGGCCAAATTTGACCGCGCCAAGGACTTTATGCTTAAAATCTTAAACAGAAATCAAGAGTACCTGCTAAACGACGCGTCCAAGCTAACGACGCTGGCTGGGGTATTTCACGAGAAAAATATGGACGATATCGCCGCGAGGATATATGAAATTTTACTCGCGCGCCTAAATAAAAACGACGATGAGTATGAAACCGTGCTAAAAAATCTAGGTATCGCACTAACGGGCACGCCAGACACGCAAAAAGCATACGAATATCTAAAAAGATACCAAAGCGAGTTTGCGGACGGACAGTATGCCGCTATCGTGCAAAATGCGCTAGATAAGCTATTTTTCGCTAGAAACGACGAGAACAACGCGACCAAGCTGCACGAGCACTACGACGCGCTCATCGAAAAATACGGTAAAACGGACGTCGGCGCCAAGGCGCTAAAAGAGCAGGTCGCGCTCTATCTAAAAGAGCGTAAATTTGACTCCGTCCTACGCTATACCCAGGCCGTGCGCGATCTAAACGATACGGACGCTAGTGCGGTATTGGATCAGGCGGCGTTAAATTTGGCAAATGAAGCCATCCGTCAAAACGACTGCGTTACGGCTGTAAATTTGACCGAAAACTACGGCGTGGGCGAGAAAATCGGAGCTAAATTTAAGCTCTTTGACTGCTATATGCGCCTTTCTCGCTTCGCCGCCGCGCACGAGCTCGCCTCGCAAAATATCCTTGCGCCAGACATGCTCGACCGCGTGGAGTGGCTCATCAAACTAGCCTCCGTTTTGATAAAGACGCAGAAGTATAACGACGCCTTGCGCGTAGCCGACGAGGCGCTGGCTATCGCGTCTAGGCAGGAGTATGCCGACGTCTCGCCCGTGCTTTTTTATAGATTTGAGGCGCTGATGGGGCTAGGCAGGCTCACAGATGCCGTCGCGACGATAACGGCCGTCGAGACGCTACGCAAAAACGACTTTAAAGTCATCGAGCTCTACGACCGCATGGCCGAGGCGACGTACGGCGCGAACGACTTTTTAAACGCGTCGGTTTACGCCAAAAAGGCGATCGACCTACAAAAACGCCTGCATATCGCCACCTTTAGCCCGAAAATCGACTTTGAGTACATCGGCTCACTAAGCAAGCTAGATAGGCTGGACGAGGCTTTGCAAGCCGCGCAAGATCTCGTAGATACGCGCCTAGATCCCGAAAATAGACTACGCGCGCTAGCTCAGATCTCGGAAATCTACATCAAACTAAAACGCGAAAACGAAGCAAAGCCGTATCTGCAGGAGTGCGTCAGCTCAAATTTGCAAAGCTCATGGAAGGCCATCTGCGCCGAGCAGATGAAGCTCGTGGAGTAA
- a CDS encoding anaerobic C4-dicarboxylate transporter produces the protein MDIMLILQIIVLLGGIYLGVRLGGMGVGYAGGLGVVILAMLGMKVDMKDIPMDVILIIASVISAITAMQVAGGLDYLVQVASKILRKNPKQINYLAPIVTYLLTILAGTGHTAFSMIPVIVEVAKTQNIKPSAPLALSVVSSQVAITASPISAAFVAMTGVCEPLGVSYPMLLFICISTTFVAMIVTAFIVNKFYDLDLSKDPIYQDRLARGAVAEIKEVEYQALKPYAKRSVAIFAVGVLVVVCYALVISKSLGIVAKPILSRDAAIISFMLTIGFLIATLCKVDTSKLLSTSTFQSGMNACICVIGIAWLGTTFVNGHIDSIKEVAKNVVTQYPFILAVALYFLSCLLYSQAATTRVMMPAVAAALGMTTPENSGQIWILVASFAAVSGLFVLPTYPTTLGAIAMDDTGTTRVGKFVFNHSFFVPGTIMVALSVALAFLIAPVLI, from the coding sequence ATGGATATAATGCTGATTTTACAGATTATAGTCCTACTTGGAGGTATCTATCTAGGCGTTAGGCTAGGTGGTATGGGCGTCGGATATGCCGGCGGTCTTGGTGTCGTTATCTTGGCGATGCTTGGTATGAAAGTGGATATGAAAGATATCCCGATGGACGTTATTTTAATCATCGCGTCCGTTATTTCGGCCATCACTGCGATGCAAGTCGCGGGCGGACTTGATTATTTGGTTCAGGTCGCATCTAAAATTTTGCGCAAGAACCCAAAACAAATCAACTACCTAGCGCCTATCGTTACCTATCTGCTTACGATCCTAGCAGGTACTGGTCACACTGCGTTTTCTATGATCCCGGTTATCGTAGAGGTTGCTAAAACGCAAAACATCAAACCTAGCGCGCCTCTTGCGCTTTCGGTCGTTTCGTCTCAAGTAGCGATCACCGCCAGCCCTATATCTGCGGCTTTCGTTGCTATGACCGGCGTTTGCGAGCCTCTTGGCGTTAGCTATCCGATGCTACTTTTCATCTGCATATCTACCACTTTCGTAGCTATGATCGTTACAGCCTTTATCGTAAATAAATTTTACGATCTTGATCTCTCAAAAGACCCTATCTATCAAGACAGACTTGCTAGAGGCGCGGTCGCCGAGATCAAAGAGGTAGAGTATCAAGCTCTAAAACCTTATGCGAAAAGATCGGTTGCGATATTTGCCGTCGGCGTTTTAGTCGTCGTTTGCTATGCGCTCGTTATTTCAAAGAGCCTTGGCATCGTGGCAAAACCTATCCTATCTAGAGACGCTGCTATCATCAGCTTTATGCTTACTATCGGCTTCCTTATCGCTACACTTTGTAAGGTCGATACTAGCAAATTGCTTTCAACCAGCACTTTCCAAAGCGGTATGAACGCGTGCATATGCGTCATCGGTATCGCATGGCTAGGCACTACTTTTGTTAACGGACACATCGACAGCATCAAAGAGGTAGCTAAAAACGTCGTTACGCAGTATCCGTTTATACTAGCCGTCGCGCTATATTTCCTAAGCTGCTTGCTATATTCCCAAGCTGCAACCACTCGCGTTATGATGCCTGCGGTCGCTGCTGCGCTAGGTATGACTACGCCTGAAAACTCAGGTCAAATTTGGATCCTAGTTGCTTCATTTGCCGCTGTTTCAGGACTATTCGTACTTCCTACGTATCCTACGACTTTGGGCGCTATCGCTATGGACGATACCGGTACGACAAGAGTCGGTAAATTTGTATTTAACCACTCATTCTTCGTGCCTGGCACCATCATGGTTGCTCTTTCGGTTGCGTTAGCATTCCTCATCGCTCCTGTTCTTATCTAA
- the alaS gene encoding alanine--tRNA ligase, whose product MDIREAYLNFFASKGHEVIPSAPLVPNDATLLFTNAGMVPFKSIFTGEVPRPTPPIRTSCQTCIRAGGKHNDLDNVGYTARHHTFFEMLGNFSFGEYFKKDAIAYAWEFVTQVLKLPKDRLYVTVHESDDEAFALWEQHIAKERIYRFGDHDNFWQMGDTGPCGPCSEIFYDQGGEHFNTPEDYMGGDGDRFLEIWNLVFMQYERSSDGKLTPLPKPSIDTGMGLERVTAIMEGKFSNYDSSLFMPLINEVAALCGKPYAYESGASYRVISDHIRSVTFLLAQGTTFDKEGRGYVLRRILRRAIRHGYLLGIKEPFMYRLVDKVCELMGGHYAYLNEKKAAVKEQIRLEEERFLATIASGLELFESELARTKDIFSGEAAFKLYDTFGFPLDLTADMLREKGLKVDEAKFDELMSEQKARAKAAWKGSGDKSAKGDFKALLEKFGENKFSGYEELERTSKVLALLDEDFKETQILKAGEQGWAMFDVTPFYAQSGGQAGDSGEIAGAADVLDTQKFFGLNLSNVAVKKELKVGDSVKLKVSEQRAEIARHHSATHLLHSALRSILGTHIAQAGSSVEANRLRFDFSHPKAVTAEELTKIENFVNAAISENIEAKTEIMDIEDAKNSGAIALFGEKYADKVRVLSFGEVSKELCGGTHVGNLSQIGAFFITKEGGVSAGVRRIEAVCSKAALNLAKAWRGEIEELKTELKSAEPMNAVKKLKAEIKSLKDKSRQAKDAHALAVVNVNETKLCVAVIDGGDIKTTIDEFKNENEKAAILLVQVNEEGKIALAAGVKNADLKAGEWVKFTAQILGGNGGGKDDFATAGGKNVLAIEDAIRQAFEFAKTRLEK is encoded by the coding sequence ATGGATATTAGAGAAGCTTATTTAAATTTTTTCGCAAGCAAAGGTCATGAGGTCATCCCGTCAGCGCCGCTAGTGCCAAACGACGCTACGCTACTTTTTACAAACGCCGGCATGGTGCCGTTTAAGAGTATTTTCACCGGCGAAGTACCGCGCCCTACCCCGCCGATCCGCACGAGCTGTCAGACCTGCATCCGCGCAGGCGGCAAGCACAACGACCTAGACAACGTCGGCTACACCGCACGCCACCACACGTTTTTTGAGATGCTCGGAAATTTTAGCTTTGGCGAGTACTTTAAAAAAGACGCGATCGCGTATGCATGGGAATTCGTCACGCAGGTGCTAAAACTACCCAAAGACCGCTTGTATGTCACGGTTCACGAGAGCGACGACGAGGCGTTTGCGCTATGGGAACAGCACATCGCAAAGGAGCGCATTTATAGATTTGGCGATCACGATAACTTCTGGCAGATGGGCGATACGGGGCCATGCGGACCGTGCTCGGAGATATTCTACGACCAAGGCGGCGAGCATTTTAACACGCCTGAGGACTACATGGGCGGCGACGGCGACAGATTTCTTGAAATTTGGAACCTGGTTTTCATGCAGTACGAGCGCAGTAGTGACGGCAAGCTAACCCCGCTACCAAAACCTAGCATCGACACAGGCATGGGGCTTGAGCGCGTCACGGCGATAATGGAAGGCAAATTTAGCAACTACGACAGCTCGCTTTTTATGCCACTTATAAACGAAGTAGCCGCGCTTTGTGGCAAGCCGTACGCTTACGAGAGCGGCGCTAGCTACCGCGTCATCAGCGATCACATCCGCTCGGTGACTTTCCTACTGGCTCAGGGCACTACATTTGACAAAGAGGGTCGCGGATATGTGCTTCGCCGTATCCTGCGCCGCGCGATCAGACACGGATATTTGCTAGGTATAAAAGAGCCCTTTATGTACCGCCTCGTCGATAAAGTCTGCGAGCTAATGGGCGGCCACTACGCCTACCTAAATGAGAAAAAAGCGGCGGTAAAAGAGCAAATCAGACTCGAAGAAGAGAGGTTTTTAGCCACGATAGCGAGCGGACTCGAGCTTTTTGAGAGCGAGCTAGCGCGCACGAAAGATATTTTTAGCGGCGAGGCAGCGTTTAAGCTTTACGATACATTCGGCTTCCCGCTAGACCTCACGGCCGACATGCTACGCGAAAAAGGACTCAAAGTCGATGAAGCTAAATTTGACGAGCTAATGAGCGAGCAAAAAGCGCGCGCTAAGGCTGCTTGGAAAGGCAGCGGCGACAAGAGCGCAAAGGGCGATTTTAAGGCGCTTTTAGAGAAATTCGGCGAAAATAAATTTAGCGGCTACGAGGAGCTTGAGCGCACGAGCAAGGTTTTAGCGCTGCTTGACGAGGACTTTAAAGAAACCCAAATTTTAAAAGCAGGCGAGCAAGGCTGGGCGATGTTTGATGTGACGCCTTTTTACGCGCAAAGCGGCGGACAAGCGGGCGATAGCGGCGAGATCGCGGGCGCAGCCGACGTACTAGATACGCAGAAGTTTTTTGGGCTAAATTTATCAAACGTCGCGGTTAAAAAAGAGCTTAAAGTCGGCGACTCCGTGAAGCTAAAAGTAAGCGAGCAAAGAGCCGAGATCGCGCGCCATCACAGTGCCACGCACTTGCTCCACTCTGCGCTTAGAAGCATTCTAGGAACACATATCGCGCAGGCCGGATCTAGCGTCGAAGCAAACAGACTCAGATTTGACTTCTCGCATCCAAAAGCCGTAACGGCAGAGGAGCTAACGAAGATCGAAAATTTTGTCAATGCCGCGATTAGCGAAAATATAGAGGCGAAAACCGAGATAATGGACATCGAGGACGCCAAAAATAGCGGCGCAATCGCACTATTTGGCGAAAAATACGCCGATAAAGTGCGCGTGCTAAGCTTCGGCGAGGTTAGCAAGGAGCTTTGCGGCGGTACTCACGTGGGAAATTTAAGCCAGATCGGCGCGTTTTTCATCACAAAAGAAGGCGGCGTGAGTGCGGGCGTACGCAGGATCGAGGCCGTATGCTCTAAAGCCGCGCTAAATCTCGCAAAAGCCTGGCGCGGCGAGATCGAAGAGCTAAAAACCGAGCTAAAAAGCGCCGAGCCTATGAACGCGGTAAAAAAACTAAAAGCCGAGATAAAAAGCCTAAAAGATAAATCTAGGCAGGCAAAAGACGCACACGCGCTAGCCGTGGTGAACGTAAACGAGACAAAGCTTTGCGTCGCGGTGATTGACGGCGGCGATATAAAGACAACGATAGACGAGTTTAAAAACGAGAACGAAAAGGCCGCGATCCTGCTCGTACAAGTAAACGAAGAGGGCAAAATCGCGCTAGCTGCAGGCGTGAAAAACGCGGATTTGAAAGCGGGCGAATGGGTCAAATTTACAGCTCAAATTTTAGGCGGAAATGGCGGCGGCAAGGATGATTTCGCCACTGCAGGCGGTAAAAACGTGCTTGCGATCGAAGACGCGATCAGGCAGGCGTTTGAGTTTGCTAAAACGAGGCTTGAAAAATAA
- a CDS encoding transglycosylase domain-containing protein: MRILASILFIIFVSLSAAFVYLYSQVTFDASNIINFKPKLTTQIYDRNGELIANIFDENRIYVKYEDIPPRVIEALVAIEDTSFFEHGGVNPEAITRAIVKDIKAGKLVEGASTLTQQLVKNMVLTREKKLTRKLKEMIISMKLENELTKEQILERYLNHVYLGHGYHGIKTAAKGYFRKELNELTLKEIAILVGLPKAPSTYDPTRHLDLSLSRANNVISRMNALGWISDAEYKAALVEQPVVFDDTLTQNKAPYIVDEVLKEASKRFEDIKTGGYVIETSVDLKVQDMASEALKYGYNEILKRNKDANASILNGAIVVTLPKTGEILALVGGVDYAKSSYNRATQSMRQPGSSFKPFIYQIALDMGYSPMSKAADISRVFNEGSQYEWRPKNYSGGFQGYITLREALRQSRNLATINLLDEIGLDTAYKKLSEMGFKNIPKNLSIALGSFGISPLEFAKFYSMFPNGGEIVEPSLIKRIINYQNLEAVFEPERTFVTEPEQAYLMTDMMKTVVERGTGQSARLNGVQVAGKTGTTNNNIDAWFCGFTPEVEVVVWYGNDDNTPMRKVEGGGRTVAPVFKKFMESYMKEYPLKQKTFIEPEGVFHTAYEGLIEVYTKISPVPKQDAQDTLIKQDDERLIF, from the coding sequence ATGAGAATTCTAGCTTCGATTTTATTTATTATCTTTGTTTCGCTGAGCGCGGCATTTGTTTATCTTTATTCGCAAGTCACCTTTGACGCGTCAAATATCATCAACTTCAAGCCAAAGCTCACGACTCAAATTTACGATAGAAACGGCGAGCTCATCGCAAATATCTTTGACGAAAACAGGATCTACGTCAAGTACGAGGACATCCCACCGCGCGTCATCGAGGCACTGGTAGCTATCGAGGATACGAGCTTTTTCGAGCACGGCGGCGTAAATCCCGAGGCCATCACGCGAGCTATCGTTAAGGACATAAAGGCGGGCAAACTAGTCGAGGGCGCTAGCACGCTCACGCAACAACTCGTTAAAAACATGGTATTAACCAGAGAAAAAAAGCTAACCCGTAAGCTAAAAGAGATGATCATCTCGATGAAGCTGGAAAACGAGCTAACCAAAGAGCAAATTTTAGAGCGCTATCTAAATCACGTCTATCTAGGGCACGGCTATCACGGCATAAAAACCGCAGCAAAGGGATACTTTAGAAAGGAGCTTAACGAGCTCACGCTAAAAGAGATTGCTATCCTAGTGGGCTTACCAAAAGCGCCCAGCACTTACGACCCGACTCGCCACCTAGATCTATCGCTAAGCCGCGCAAACAACGTTATATCAAGGATGAACGCGCTAGGCTGGATCAGCGACGCCGAGTACAAGGCCGCGCTAGTCGAGCAGCCCGTAGTCTTTGACGATACGCTCACGCAAAACAAAGCCCCGTACATCGTGGACGAGGTGCTAAAAGAGGCCTCAAAGCGCTTTGAGGATATAAAAACCGGCGGCTACGTCATCGAAACCAGTGTCGATTTAAAGGTGCAAGATATGGCGTCCGAGGCGCTAAAATACGGCTACAACGAGATACTAAAACGTAACAAGGACGCAAACGCCAGTATCCTAAACGGCGCTATCGTCGTTACGCTACCAAAAACCGGCGAGATCCTCGCGCTAGTAGGTGGCGTAGACTACGCCAAAAGCAGCTACAACCGCGCCACGCAGAGTATGCGCCAGCCAGGCTCTAGCTTTAAGCCTTTTATCTACCAGATCGCCCTAGATATGGGCTACTCGCCGATGAGCAAGGCCGCGGACATTTCAAGAGTCTTTAACGAAGGTAGCCAGTACGAGTGGCGTCCGAAAAACTATAGCGGAGGCTTTCAGGGCTATATCACGCTGCGCGAGGCCTTGCGTCAGTCGCGCAACCTCGCCACGATAAATTTACTCGACGAGATCGGGCTTGATACGGCTTATAAAAAGCTATCCGAGATGGGCTTTAAAAACATCCCTAAAAACCTTTCCATCGCGCTTGGCAGCTTTGGCATCTCGCCATTGGAGTTTGCTAAATTTTACTCGATGTTTCCAAACGGCGGCGAGATCGTGGAACCAAGCCTCATCAAACGCATCATAAACTATCAAAATTTAGAAGCGGTTTTTGAGCCTGAGCGGACGTTCGTCACCGAGCCCGAGCAGGCCTATCTGATGACAGATATGATGAAAACGGTCGTGGAGCGCGGCACGGGACAAAGCGCCAGGCTAAACGGCGTGCAGGTCGCCGGCAAGACCGGCACGACGAACAACAACATCGACGCGTGGTTTTGCGGATTTACGCCCGAGGTCGAGGTAGTAGTATGGTACGGCAACGACGACAACACGCCGATGAGAAAGGTCGAGGGCGGCGGACGCACGGTGGCTCCGGTGTTTAAGAAATTTATGGAAAGCTATATGAAGGAGTATCCGCTAAAACAAAAAACCTTCATCGAGCCAGAGGGCGTCTTTCATACCGCGTACGAGGGCCTGATCGAAGTCTATACGAAGATCTCGCCGGTACCGAAACAAGACGCGCAAGATACGCTAATTAAACAAGACGACGAGAGGCTGATTTTTTAA
- the maf gene encoding septum formation inhibitor Maf, producing the protein MIILASSSATRAKVLRDHGVKFEQVFFDYDEGGVDKNLPPHVYVQKIVAAKKEQFLKANENVKNVVFADSVVVCGGKILGKAKDKQEALKMLQMQSGSTARIVTAMIFLGEKFELFNVSFAEYKFAKFDEADLQNYLSGDLWQGKAGAMTIENFNKKYILSQNGETSTAMGLNVKILKAFL; encoded by the coding sequence ATGATTATTTTGGCTTCGAGCTCGGCTACTAGAGCTAAGGTTTTGCGAGATCACGGCGTTAAATTTGAGCAGGTTTTTTTCGACTATGACGAGGGCGGCGTAGATAAAAATTTACCACCGCACGTCTACGTCCAAAAGATCGTTGCGGCAAAAAAAGAGCAATTTTTAAAGGCGAACGAAAACGTAAAAAACGTCGTTTTTGCCGATAGCGTCGTAGTATGTGGCGGTAAAATTTTAGGCAAAGCTAAAGACAAGCAAGAGGCGCTAAAAATGCTACAAATGCAAAGCGGGAGCACTGCTAGGATCGTAACCGCGATGATATTTTTGGGCGAGAAATTCGAGCTTTTTAACGTCAGCTTTGCCGAGTATAAATTTGCTAAATTTGACGAAGCCGACCTACAAAACTACCTATCGGGAGATCTATGGCAGGGCAAGGCCGGAGCCATGACGATAGAAAATTTCAACAAAAAATACATCCTAAGCCAAAACGGCGAAACTAGCACCGCAATGGGGCTAAACGTGAAAATTTTAAAGGCCTTTTTATGA
- a CDS encoding Gfo/Idh/MocA family protein, producing MKKRVAIIGFGNDAKHYYNELRRSEHFEMAAIFDGVKNSEICGRIPFYDNINDLLDSVRIDAIIVTDTHKYLNLIPKCLNFIKFIMLDPWLCKSGEIRELKYCFKSQNIGAYVAFTDRFNPVIASIKKELAKEKDIFSINIARGFSRGVNLQLEILQNIDVARFITGSEIVFSNKVSIQNDDKRSETDSLFQLKFKNQTLASIHNSKRFKAERFTIEFAANGGVYFGDMLGLKLNKYTLDGQQNLKVYGDVSPIKALLNEFYQACCGAKSDLSTLEDALKAQEVCE from the coding sequence ATGAAAAAACGAGTTGCGATAATAGGATTTGGAAACGACGCGAAGCACTACTATAACGAGCTTCGTCGCTCCGAGCACTTCGAGATGGCGGCGATTTTTGACGGCGTTAAAAATAGCGAAATTTGCGGACGGATTCCTTTTTACGATAATATAAACGACCTTTTGGACTCCGTACGGATCGACGCTATTATCGTCACTGATACGCATAAATATCTAAATTTGATACCAAAATGCCTAAATTTTATAAAATTTATTATGCTTGATCCTTGGCTTTGCAAATCAGGCGAGATAAGGGAGCTAAAATACTGCTTTAAATCCCAAAATATAGGCGCTTATGTGGCTTTTACTGATAGATTTAATCCCGTTATCGCCTCTATAAAAAAAGAACTCGCCAAAGAAAAAGATATTTTTTCGATAAATATCGCTCGAGGGTTTAGTAGGGGTGTAAATTTGCAGCTTGAAATTTTACAAAACATCGATGTCGCAAGATTTATAACCGGTAGCGAGATAGTCTTTAGCAATAAAGTTTCAATCCAAAACGACGACAAAAGAAGCGAAACAGACTCGCTTTTCCAGCTTAAATTTAAAAACCAGACGCTAGCTAGTATCCACAACTCAAAGCGCTTTAAAGCAGAACGCTTTACGATCGAATTTGCCGCGAACGGGGGCGTGTATTTTGGTGATATGCTGGGCCTTAAGCTAAACAAATACACACTCGACGGGCAGCAAAATTTGAAAGTTTACGGCGACGTTTCGCCGATTAAAGCGTTGCTTAACGAGTTTTATCAGGCATGTTGCGGCGCAAAAAGCGATCTAAGTACGCTCGAAGACGCACTAAAGGCTCAGGAGGTTTGCGAATGA
- a CDS encoding aspartate/glutamate racemase family protein: MKRIGILGGMGPLATIDLYAKIVELTNAAKDQDNIPIVIDNHPQIPDRTAYILHGGEDPFPFMKESATRLKNAGCEAICIACNTAHYFAKRLTDECGVNILHIAKIATASIKSNFPHAKKIAVIATTGTTAAKIYENELIAAGLECVKIPENLMTNIMDCIYKGAKANKLKEYVGLFNDTIAAIEADAYIAACTEIPLFLPYATKKDKFVDATLELAKAAVKFGLEK; this comes from the coding sequence ATGAAACGAATCGGAATTTTAGGCGGCATGGGACCGCTAGCTACGATAGATCTATACGCTAAGATCGTAGAACTCACAAACGCCGCAAAAGACCAGGACAACATCCCCATCGTAATCGACAACCATCCGCAGATCCCCGACCGCACGGCGTATATCCTGCACGGAGGCGAGGATCCGTTTCCTTTTATGAAAGAGTCCGCGACGAGGCTCAAAAACGCGGGCTGTGAGGCTATCTGTATAGCTTGCAACACGGCTCACTATTTTGCCAAGCGTCTAACCGACGAGTGCGGCGTAAATATCCTGCACATAGCTAAAATCGCGACCGCGTCGATAAAGTCAAATTTCCCGCACGCTAAAAAGATCGCCGTCATCGCCACCACCGGCACGACCGCGGCTAAAATTTACGAAAACGAGCTGATCGCCGCGGGCCTAGAGTGCGTAAAAATCCCCGAAAATTTGATGACAAACATCATGGACTGCATCTATAAAGGCGCAAAAGCAAACAAGCTAAAAGAGTACGTGGGTCTCTTTAACGACACGATCGCGGCTATCGAGGCTGACGCATATATCGCGGCTTGCACGGAGATACCGCTATTTTTACCGTACGCGACGAAAAAAGATAAATTCGTAGACGCCACCCTCGAGCTTGCTAAAGCAGCCGTCAAATTCGGCCTAGAAAAATAA